In the genome of Colletes latitarsis isolate SP2378_abdomen chromosome 9, iyColLati1, whole genome shotgun sequence, one region contains:
- the LOC143345282 gene encoding pre-mRNA-processing factor 17 isoform X1 encodes MLALKDYGSSDENSEAESDNENAKSEVNCNSDTNEVSTVESLPVGKLTMAVSMQICSAPEVVPTGTELCVRHIDSTTDEVMHNPKFEELFAPDIGPENPFKTQQQRAAKNMLSGYVEKAHISEFQFENQRRTFASYGYALDPTVDGSAEEGRTIIGAKEAAEECGAKTVFESTMLRPLDKRKRCRNNDPADIEGFLGPWGGYVDEKRVIKPTDEEAAELEEILAKRNRRGKPTEEKPLEEKTVLHIKDSVDYQGRSFLHAPQDVGVNLRSESPPDRCFLPKAQIHTWEGHTKGISQIRWYPRTAHLLLSCGMDCRVKLWEVYKERRCIRTYYGHRQAVRDISFDNDGKRFLSAGYDRYVKLWDTETGACISRFTSRKIPYCVKFNPDPDKQHLFVAGTSDKKIICWDVRSGEITQEYDRHLGAVNTITFVDENRRFVTTSDDKSLRVWEWDIPVDMKYIADPSMHSMPAVTPSPNQKWLACQSMDNKIVIFSALNRFKMNRKKTFTGHMVAGYACGLDFSPDMSYLVSGDADGKCYIWDWKTTKLYKKWKAHDGVCIDVLWHPHEPSRLATAGWDGKIKYWD; translated from the exons ATGCTTGCTTTGAAAGATTACGGTAGCAGCGACGAAAACAGCGAGGCAGAAAGTGATAACGAAAATGCAAAAAGCGAGGTTAATTGTAACTCGGATACTAACGAAGTATCAACTGTTGAATCGCTTCCCGTAGGAAAATTAACCATGGCAGTTAGTATGCAGATATGCTCTGCGCCTGAAGTAGTACCAACG GGAACCGAATTATGCGTGAGGCATATAGATTCAACCACGGACGAAGTCATGCACAACCCTAAGTTTGAAGAACTTTTTGCTCCAGACATTGGACCAGAGAATCCTTTTAAAACACAGCAGCAACGCGCAGCGAAAAATATGCTCTCTGGATACGTAGAAAAAGCTCATATAAGTgaatttcaatttgaaaatCAAAGAAGAACTTTTGCTAGTTATG GCTATGCACTGGATCCAACTGTGGATGGTAGTGCAGAAGAGGGTAGAACAATTATTGGAGCAAAGGAAGCAGCAGAAGAGTGTGGTGCCAAGACTGTTTTTGAAAGTACAATGTTAAGACCTTTGGATAAGAGAAAACGATGTAGAAACAATGATCCAGCAGATATTGAGGGATTCCTAGGACCATGGGGAGGATATGTAGATGAAAAACGAGTTATAAAACCAACAGATGAAGAAGCTGCTGAACTAGAAGAGATATTAGCCAAAAGAAACAGAAGGGGAAAACCAACTGAAGAGAAACCTCTTGAAGAAAAGACAGTGCTGCATA tcaAAGATAGTGTGGACTATCAAGGAAGATCGTTTTTACACGCGCCTCAGGATGTTGGGGTAAATTTGCGATCCGAGTCACCTCCGGATAGGTGCTTCCTACCTAAAGCGCAAATTCACACTTGGGAGGGCCATACAAAAGGCATTTCTCAAATTCGGTGGTACCCACGCACAGCACATTTATTACTTTCTTGTGGTATGGATTGCAGAGTGAAG TTGTGGGAAGTTTATAAAGAGAGAAGATGTATTCGAACCTATTACGGTCATCGTCAAGCTGTAAGGGATATAAGCTTCGACAACGATGGGAAGAGATTCTTGTCGGCGGGATACGATCGCTACGTAAAGTTATGGGACACGGAGACTGGGGCTTGTATAAGTCGATTTACGAGCAGAAAAATTCCATATTGCGTGAAATTTAATCCAGATCCGGACAAACAACATTTGTTTGTGGCGGGTACTAGCGATAAAAAGATTATTTGC TGGGATGTTCGTTCCGGCGAAATAACGCAAGAATATGATAGGCATTTGGGGGCAGTGAACACGATAACGTTCGTAGATGAAAATCGACGATTTGTTACGACTTCGGACGATAAAAGTTTACGAGTCTGGGAATG GGACATACCAGTCGACATGAAGTACATAGCCGATCCCTCTATGCATTCCATGCCAGCAGTTACACCTTCTCCAAATCAAAAATGGCTCGCGTGCCAAAGTATGGACAATAAAATCGTCATATTTTCTGCGTTAAACAGGTTCAAAATGAACCGTAAAAAGACATTCACGGGTCACATGGTTGCTGGCTATGCGTGCGGATTAGATTTTTCTCCCGACATGAG CTACCTCGTATCGGGAGACGCGGACGGGAAATGTTACATTTGGGACTGGAAAACTACAAAGCTGTACAAAAAGTGGAAAGCTCACGATGGTGTTTGCATTGATGTACTGTGGCACCCACATGAGCCTTCAAGGCTCGCAACAGCTGGGTGGGACGGAAAAATAAAGTATTGGGATTGA
- the LOC143345282 gene encoding pre-mRNA-processing factor 17 isoform X2, translated as MHNPKFEELFAPDIGPENPFKTQQQRAAKNMLSGYVEKAHISEFQFENQRRTFASYGYALDPTVDGSAEEGRTIIGAKEAAEECGAKTVFESTMLRPLDKRKRCRNNDPADIEGFLGPWGGYVDEKRVIKPTDEEAAELEEILAKRNRRGKPTEEKPLEEKTVLHIKDSVDYQGRSFLHAPQDVGVNLRSESPPDRCFLPKAQIHTWEGHTKGISQIRWYPRTAHLLLSCGMDCRVKLWEVYKERRCIRTYYGHRQAVRDISFDNDGKRFLSAGYDRYVKLWDTETGACISRFTSRKIPYCVKFNPDPDKQHLFVAGTSDKKIICWDVRSGEITQEYDRHLGAVNTITFVDENRRFVTTSDDKSLRVWEWDIPVDMKYIADPSMHSMPAVTPSPNQKWLACQSMDNKIVIFSALNRFKMNRKKTFTGHMVAGYACGLDFSPDMSYLVSGDADGKCYIWDWKTTKLYKKWKAHDGVCIDVLWHPHEPSRLATAGWDGKIKYWD; from the exons ATGCACAACCCTAAGTTTGAAGAACTTTTTGCTCCAGACATTGGACCAGAGAATCCTTTTAAAACACAGCAGCAACGCGCAGCGAAAAATATGCTCTCTGGATACGTAGAAAAAGCTCATATAAGTgaatttcaatttgaaaatCAAAGAAGAACTTTTGCTAGTTATG GCTATGCACTGGATCCAACTGTGGATGGTAGTGCAGAAGAGGGTAGAACAATTATTGGAGCAAAGGAAGCAGCAGAAGAGTGTGGTGCCAAGACTGTTTTTGAAAGTACAATGTTAAGACCTTTGGATAAGAGAAAACGATGTAGAAACAATGATCCAGCAGATATTGAGGGATTCCTAGGACCATGGGGAGGATATGTAGATGAAAAACGAGTTATAAAACCAACAGATGAAGAAGCTGCTGAACTAGAAGAGATATTAGCCAAAAGAAACAGAAGGGGAAAACCAACTGAAGAGAAACCTCTTGAAGAAAAGACAGTGCTGCATA tcaAAGATAGTGTGGACTATCAAGGAAGATCGTTTTTACACGCGCCTCAGGATGTTGGGGTAAATTTGCGATCCGAGTCACCTCCGGATAGGTGCTTCCTACCTAAAGCGCAAATTCACACTTGGGAGGGCCATACAAAAGGCATTTCTCAAATTCGGTGGTACCCACGCACAGCACATTTATTACTTTCTTGTGGTATGGATTGCAGAGTGAAG TTGTGGGAAGTTTATAAAGAGAGAAGATGTATTCGAACCTATTACGGTCATCGTCAAGCTGTAAGGGATATAAGCTTCGACAACGATGGGAAGAGATTCTTGTCGGCGGGATACGATCGCTACGTAAAGTTATGGGACACGGAGACTGGGGCTTGTATAAGTCGATTTACGAGCAGAAAAATTCCATATTGCGTGAAATTTAATCCAGATCCGGACAAACAACATTTGTTTGTGGCGGGTACTAGCGATAAAAAGATTATTTGC TGGGATGTTCGTTCCGGCGAAATAACGCAAGAATATGATAGGCATTTGGGGGCAGTGAACACGATAACGTTCGTAGATGAAAATCGACGATTTGTTACGACTTCGGACGATAAAAGTTTACGAGTCTGGGAATG GGACATACCAGTCGACATGAAGTACATAGCCGATCCCTCTATGCATTCCATGCCAGCAGTTACACCTTCTCCAAATCAAAAATGGCTCGCGTGCCAAAGTATGGACAATAAAATCGTCATATTTTCTGCGTTAAACAGGTTCAAAATGAACCGTAAAAAGACATTCACGGGTCACATGGTTGCTGGCTATGCGTGCGGATTAGATTTTTCTCCCGACATGAG CTACCTCGTATCGGGAGACGCGGACGGGAAATGTTACATTTGGGACTGGAAAACTACAAAGCTGTACAAAAAGTGGAAAGCTCACGATGGTGTTTGCATTGATGTACTGTGGCACCCACATGAGCCTTCAAGGCTCGCAACAGCTGGGTGGGACGGAAAAATAAAGTATTGGGATTGA
- the LOC143345229 gene encoding transmembrane protein 181, which yields MDGPGLGYSYHLPSAGWNLKVRNVLSQFSDLFSEFNKYIAPAYHHDRCERSVQMRLYSMHKREFVMVFVAFFACFGLAVFIGLAGPPITSTSEQRAHLNGSEVATGPFIMKTPLLSAYSQQLWVIGKLLTSNNDDERYDKSFQISISIDGITADRKLMPVLSSETGHNRTRRLKCERQTCEEIVVAHLGFLDYSYYIITVRFHGLESFHQRYNIRELTFYFKNYNPAFTEFEIWFRFIFLLTAFGVMCWFGHSLRKYPLHDWSIEQKWISILLPLLILYNNPLFPMTFLVNSWVPGMVDAILQTTFLCAVLMFWLCVYHGLRQNERRLITFYLPKVLVVGLLWCSALILATWLRCTELEDPTYNYVLDTSNYFGFKVFFFTVGGFYIAYLLLLILRAYSELRSMPYFDLRLRFLTLLAGVVSSVCGCVTARQFGAGIFEDSFASRLTTYYRSSAQFMALYGLLNFYLYTMAYVYAPAQQQVYGQHSSITKDNPTFSMINDSDEDVIYGSDEEVTYGSDEDSRRPLTRAPRTATTNNNY from the exons ATGGACGGTCCTGGATTGGGATATTCGTATCATCTTCCTTCTGCAGGATGGAATCTCAAAGTTAGAAACGTTCTCTCACAGTTCAGTGATCTTTTTAGCGAGTTTAACAAATACATTGCACCTGCTTATCATCATGATCGATGCGAAAG GTCAGTACAAATGCGATTGTATTCTATGCATAAAAGAGAATTTGTTATGGTGTTTGTTGCTTTCTTCGCCTGTTTCGGATTAGCGGTATTTATTGGTCTTGCAG GCCCTCCCATCACTTCCACGAGCGAACAGAGAGCTCATTTAAATGGCAGCGAAGTGGCCACCGGTCCTTTTATAATGAAAACTCCTCTACTATCCGCGTATAGTCAACAATTGTGGGTCATTGGGAAATTACTGACGTCTAATAACGATG ATGAAAGATACGACAAAAGCTTTCAAATCAGCATCTCAATAGACGGCATTACCGCCGATCGTAAGCTTATGCCCGTTCTGTCTTCGGAAACTGGCCACAACAG AACCAGGCGTTTGAAATGCGAAAGGCAAACGTGCGAGGAGATCGTAGTTGCTCATCTAGGATTCCTCGATTACAGTTACTACATTATTACTGTTCGTTTCCACGGGCTCGAGAGTTTCCACCAGCGTTATAACATACGCGAACTTACATTCTAC TTCAAGAACTACAATCCAGCGTTTACGGAGttcgagatttggtttcgttttATCTTCCTGTTGACTGCGTTTGGAGTTATG TGTTGGTTTGGGCATTCTCTCCGAAAATATCCGCTACATGACTGGTCGATAGAACAAAAATGGATTTCTATACTCCTACCGTTACTGATTTTATACAATA ATCCATTGTTTCCTATGACGTTCTTGGTCAATTCTTGGGTACCCGGTATGGTAGATGCAATTTTACAAACAACGTTTCTCTGTGCAGTTCTCATGTTCTGGTTATGCGTTTACCATGGTCTCAGACAA AACGAGCGGCGCCTCATCACTTTTTATTTACCCAAAGTTCTGGTGGTGGGTCTATTATGGTGTTCGGCGCTTATTTTGGCAACGTGGCTTCGTTGCACGGAATTGGAAGATCCAACTTATAATTACGTGCTCGATACGTCGAATTATTTT GGTTTCAAAGTGTTTTTCTTCACGGTAGGAGGCTTTTACATCGCGTATCTGCTTCTTTTGATATTAAGAGCGTACAGCGAATTACGATCCATGCCCTACTTTG ATCTTCGTTTACGTTTCCTGACATTACTTGCCGGAGTCGTTTCGTCGGTTTGCGGTTGCGTGACGGCACGGCAATTTGGAGCCGGTATTTTCGAAGACAGTTTTGCCTCTCGTCTTACCACTTATTATCGTTCTTCGGCTCAATTTATGGCTTTGTACGGTCtccttaatttttatttatacacaATGGCTTACGTGTACGCGCCCGCGCAGCAACAAGTGTATGGCCAAC ATTCTTCTATAACGAAAGATAATCCGACATTTTCTATGATCAATGACTCTGACGAAGACGTAATTTATGGATCGGATGAAGAAGTGACGTACGGATCGGATGAGGATAGCCGACGGCCTTTAACTCGTGCACCGCGAACTGCAACGACTAATAACAATTATTAG
- the LOC143345603 gene encoding BRISC and BRCA1-A complex member 1, whose translation MLELKEDTLDTQDAKDETQTNISEQERRLKASNVGSVSCLLPTHSDEDDTMVRDLPGMNLPEKILFVIDTIREKNCTPFKLTTGAKYMPLFMIKRVVENFVCIKSSIQSSHEYALMILNTQGVHWICDFTNNIKTIVNLLDTINEDVLEENQQIYCLGQMFATIQSRLLMPPKKQGTTIPTFVNRVILMYSRSYCVPIVYTGKTFLERLTDNPYFFIDVLYVHEPPSSENSCEKIYAELATLETTNFSYILEVGRNAAKLHDNMAKLLAHPLQRPPQKDTCYTIIPPSSSQEMYTNV comes from the coding sequence ATGTTAGAGTTGAAAGAAGACACGTTAGATACGCAAGATGCGAAAGATGAGACACAGACTAATATTTCGGAACAAGAGAGAAGATTAAAAGCGAGCAATGTTGGTAGCGTATCTTGTTTACTTCCGACCCATTCCGATGAAGATGACACGATGGTGCGAGATTTGCCTGGAATGAATTTACCCGAGAAAATTTTGTTCGTAATTGACACCATAAGAGAGAAGAATTGCACTCCTTTCAAACTTACCACAGGAGCTAAGTACATGCCTTTGTTTATGATCAAACGGGTCGTGGAAAATTTCGTCTGCATTAAATCATCCATTCAAtctagccacgaatatgcattaATGATTCTGAACACTCAAGGTGTGCACTGGATTTGTGATTTCACCAACAACATTAAGACCATTGTCAATCTCTTAGATACTATTAACGAAGATGTGCTAGAGGAAAATCAACAGATTTATTGCCTTGGTCAAATGTTTGCAACAATACAATCCAGACTACTTATGCCACCAAAGAAACAGGGTACAACAATACCGACATTTGTCAACAGAGTAATTTTAATGTACTCTAGATCTTATTGCGTCCCAATAGTTTACACCGGCAAAACGTTTCTGGAGAGACTCACGGACAATCCATACTTCTTCATAGATGTGTTGTATGTACATGAACCCCCAAGTTCGGAAAATTCGTGCGAAAAAATTTATGCAGAATTAGCGACATTAGAAACAACAAACTTTTCATATATATTAGAAGTAGGAAGGAATGCTGCTAAATTGCACGATAATATGGCTAAGTTACTAGCTCATCCTCTGCAAAGACCACCTCAAAAAGATACTTGTTACACGATTATTCCACCTTCCAGCTCACAAGAAATGTATACTAACGTTTAA